From Bacteroidota bacterium, one genomic window encodes:
- the dnaK gene encoding molecular chaperone DnaK, whose amino-acid sequence MRKVIGIDLGTTNSCVAVMEGNEPVVIPNSEGRRTTPSIVAFLDNGERKVGDPAKRQAITNPRNTVFSIKRFMGETFDRTQKEKDRVPYEVVKGDNNTPRVKITDRLYTPQEISAIILQKMKKTAEDYLGYEVSEAVITVPAYFNDSQRQATKEAGEVAGLKVLRIINEPTAASLAYGLDKKNKDEKIAVFDLGGGTFDISVLELGDGVFEVKSTNGDTHLGGDDFDQKIIDWLADEFKKDEGIDLRRDPMALQRLKEAAEKAKIELSSSTQTEINLPYIMPVDGIPKHLVKSLSRSKFEQLCDDLIQRTLEPCKKALKDAGMNPSEIDEVILVGGSTRIPAIQQLVEKFFGKAPHKGVNPDEVVAIGAAIQGAVLTGEVKDVLLLDVTPLSLGIETMGGVMTRLIESNTTIPTKKSEVFSTASDNQPSVEIHVLQGERPMAKDNRTIGRFHLDGIPPAPRGIPQIEVIFDIDANGILHVTAKDKATGKSQNIRIEASSGLSDEEIKKMKAEAEANAETDRKAKEEVEKLNQADTLIFQTEKQLKDYGDKLSADKKETIQKALSELKDAHKEKDLLKVDTALASLNAAWQAASEEMYKATQNAGGAAEQSGTNQDGNAQAKGDGEVTDVDFEEVKEDKK is encoded by the coding sequence ATGAGAAAAGTAATAGGCATTGACCTGGGAACTACAAACTCCTGCGTAGCAGTGATGGAAGGTAACGAACCGGTTGTAATTCCAAACAGTGAAGGAAGAAGAACTACTCCGTCCATCGTGGCTTTCCTGGATAACGGTGAAAGAAAAGTGGGTGATCCTGCAAAACGTCAGGCCATCACAAATCCGAGGAATACTGTTTTTTCCATCAAGCGCTTTATGGGAGAAACTTTTGACCGTACGCAGAAGGAAAAAGACAGAGTTCCTTATGAAGTCGTAAAAGGCGACAACAATACTCCCCGTGTAAAAATTACAGATCGTTTATACACACCACAGGAAATATCAGCCATCATTCTTCAGAAAATGAAGAAGACTGCTGAAGACTATCTGGGTTATGAAGTATCGGAAGCTGTTATCACAGTTCCTGCTTATTTCAATGACAGCCAGCGTCAGGCAACAAAAGAAGCAGGTGAAGTAGCAGGCTTAAAAGTGCTGCGAATCATCAATGAACCAACAGCTGCTTCATTGGCTTATGGTCTCGATAAAAAGAATAAGGACGAAAAAATCGCTGTGTTCGATTTGGGTGGAGGAACATTTGATATCTCAGTACTCGAATTGGGTGACGGAGTATTCGAGGTGAAATCCACAAATGGTGACACCCACCTTGGTGGTGATGATTTCGATCAGAAAATTATCGATTGGCTTGCTGATGAATTCAAGAAAGATGAAGGAATCGATCTGCGTCGCGATCCAATGGCATTGCAACGTTTGAAAGAAGCTGCTGAGAAAGCAAAAATCGAATTGTCAAGTTCGACTCAGACAGAAATCAATCTTCCGTACATCATGCCGGTTGATGGAATTCCAAAACACCTTGTTAAATCACTTTCGCGTTCAAAATTTGAACAACTGTGTGATGACCTGATTCAACGTACCCTTGAGCCATGTAAGAAAGCGCTGAAAGATGCCGGAATGAACCCTTCAGAAATTGACGAAGTGATTCTTGTCGGTGGTTCTACACGTATCCCTGCAATTCAACAATTGGTAGAGAAATTCTTTGGGAAAGCTCCTCACAAAGGAGTGAATCCGGATGAAGTGGTTGCTATCGGTGCGGCGATTCAGGGCGCGGTACTTACCGGTGAAGTGAAAGATGTATTGCTGTTGGACGTAACTCCTCTTTCTCTTGGTATCGAAACCATGGGTGGAGTAATGACACGCCTGATCGAATCCAATACAACCATTCCAACAAAGAAGAGCGAAGTATTCTCAACAGCGTCTGATAACCAGCCGTCCGTTGAAATACACGTCCTTCAAGGCGAGCGCCCAATGGCGAAAGACAATCGTACCATCGGCCGTTTTCACCTCGATGGAATTCCACCGGCACCTCGCGGTATTCCGCAAATCGAAGTCATCTTTGATATCGATGCCAATGGTATCCTTCATGTAACTGCAAAAGACAAGGCAACAGGTAAATCTCAGAACATTCGTATTGAAGCTTCTTCCGGTTTGAGTGATGAAGAAATCAAGAAAATGAAAGCGGAAGCGGAAGCGAATGCTGAGACCGACAGAAAAGCAAAAGAGGAAGTTGAAAAACTCAACCAGGCCGATACATTGATTTTCCAAACGGAAAAACAATTGAAGGATTATGGCGATAAACTTTCCGCTGATAAAAAGGAAACCATCCAGAAAGCTTTGAGCGAGCTTAAAGACGCGCACAAAGAAAAGGATCTTCTGAAAGTAGATACAGCGCTGGCTTCACTGAATGCCGCATGGCAGGCTGCTTCTGAAGAAATGTATAAAGCCACTCAGAATGCCGGCGGTGCCGCTGAACAATCTGGCACAAACCAGGATGGAAATGCCCAGGCTAAAGGCGATGGGGAAGTAACCGATGTGGATTTTGAAGAAGTAAAAGAAGACAAGAAGTAA
- a CDS encoding DUF4249 family protein: MKKLIIFILTLSGIFTSCSTDFEINAPYKETMVIYGLLNTLDTAQYIRISKAYLGEGNALIMAQEPDSINYADILDVKMERILDGVLLETFPLNRTDTIPKDDGIFAAPYQVYYRTNHPIADDGSQYRLIVKNNNTGNTATSLTRIVGDVFQDSPIATNVDFSTRFYITVRFTPGDNSKVSDMVIRFHYTETDTLGNTSQHFVDWNFPEQSYSNAAATEVEFKYFRPDFFELLGNKIPHTPGVVRRIDNLPPGYLPIEFRFIVGSEDLYTYEQLTNPGSGVVQDRPLFTTVENGVGLFTSRLIHSEFRNLSVNTISALDTSEFTRDLNFQ; this comes from the coding sequence ATGAAAAAACTGATAATTTTCATTCTCACCCTCAGTGGGATATTCACTTCCTGTTCAACAGATTTCGAAATCAATGCTCCTTATAAGGAGACTATGGTTATTTATGGATTATTGAACACCCTGGATACAGCGCAATACATCCGTATCAGCAAAGCCTATCTTGGAGAAGGAAATGCATTGATCATGGCTCAAGAACCTGATTCAATCAATTATGCCGATATTCTGGATGTGAAAATGGAAAGAATATTAGACGGAGTTTTGTTGGAGACTTTTCCCTTGAATCGTACAGATACAATTCCCAAGGATGATGGCATTTTCGCGGCTCCATATCAGGTATATTACCGGACAAATCATCCGATAGCCGATGATGGCAGTCAATATCGGTTGATCGTTAAAAACAACAATACAGGCAATACAGCCACTTCATTAACCCGTATAGTCGGTGACGTATTTCAGGATTCTCCCATTGCAACCAATGTGGACTTCTCCACCCGTTTTTACATCACTGTCCGATTCACACCCGGAGATAATTCAAAGGTTTCTGATATGGTCATTCGTTTCCATTACACAGAAACGGATACTCTTGGTAATACGAGTCAACATTTTGTGGATTGGAATTTCCCTGAGCAATCCTATTCCAATGCCGCAGCTACAGAGGTAGAATTCAAATACTTCCGTCCCGACTTTTTTGAGCTTCTCGGAAATAAGATTCCTCATACTCCTGGTGTTGTGAGAAGAATAGATAATTTGCCTCCAGGCTATTTACCTATCGAATTCCGTTTTATTGTAGGCTCTGAGGATCTTTACACCTATGAACAATTGACGAACCCGGGAAGCGGCGTCGTTCAGGACAGGCCTTTATTTACGACCGTTGAAAATGGGGTTGGACTTTTCACCAGCCGCCTGATACACTCTGAATTCAGGAACCTTTCAGTGAACACAATTAGCGCTTTAGACACGAGCGAATTCACCCGGGATCTGAATTTTCAGTAG
- the panB gene encoding 3-methyl-2-oxobutanoate hydroxymethyltransferase, which translates to MSTAKGEDRKVTTHTLQEMKKRGEKISMLTAYDYSLARILDDAGIDVLLVGDSASNVMAGHETTLPITLDQMIYHASSVVRAVKRALVVVDLPFGSYQGNSKEALNSSIRIMKESGAHAVKLEGGREVKDSIERILSAGVPVMGHLGLTPQSIYKFGTYVVRAKEEAEAQRLMEDAHLLAESGCFAIVLEKIPAQLATKVAQEVKIPIIGIGAGGGVDGQVLVLHDMLGINHEFHPRFLRRYASLYEEIKAATQNYIADVKSRDFPNEKEQY; encoded by the coding sequence ATGTCAACTGCCAAAGGAGAAGATCGTAAAGTAACGACGCATACGCTTCAGGAAATGAAGAAAAGAGGTGAGAAAATCAGCATGCTCACAGCATATGATTATTCCCTTGCCAGAATTCTTGATGATGCCGGGATTGACGTTTTGCTGGTTGGTGATTCTGCATCCAATGTGATGGCCGGTCACGAAACCACGCTTCCGATTACACTCGATCAAATGATTTATCATGCTTCTTCCGTAGTGAGAGCCGTAAAACGGGCACTTGTTGTTGTGGATTTGCCCTTTGGAAGTTATCAGGGAAACTCAAAAGAAGCTTTGAATTCATCGATTCGTATCATGAAAGAATCCGGAGCACATGCCGTGAAACTTGAAGGCGGACGTGAAGTAAAGGATTCCATTGAAAGGATTTTATCCGCCGGAGTACCTGTGATGGGACATCTAGGTCTTACGCCACAATCAATTTATAAATTCGGCACTTACGTAGTTCGCGCTAAAGAAGAAGCTGAGGCGCAACGTTTGATGGAAGACGCGCACCTGCTTGCAGAATCAGGATGTTTCGCGATTGTACTTGAAAAAATTCCCGCGCAGCTGGCCACCAAAGTCGCACAGGAAGTAAAAATCCCTATCATTGGAATAGGCGCCGGAGGAGGTGTTGACGGACAAGTACTCGTGCTTCATGATATGTTGGGTATCAATCATGAATTTCACCCGAGATTTCTCAGAAGATATGCCAGTTTGTATGAAGAAATAAAAGCGGCGACTCAAAATTACATCGCCGATGTGAAGAGCAGGGATTTCCCAAATGAAAAGGAACAATACTAA